A stretch of Rhinoderma darwinii isolate aRhiDar2 chromosome 4, aRhiDar2.hap1, whole genome shotgun sequence DNA encodes these proteins:
- the LOC142759747 gene encoding uncharacterized protein LOC142759747, protein MEQVNIPAGNVSSNTAAVFTEEDIERILSGAEGDVSFLSVPSITDIKRNLEFESRRLINVELHLLTLGQYYRNNMIPRGMRILLKPTMHMQHEEFRNKNEQLASKYALETILLNMDFLQRDLRSLRVKVQDLENTLKTLVQTDDFNVHMEKLRMTLNKVRMDIEETKKKKWFRDQTDYSMGRVYTWDNSLNYADGAFRRDNKRSNEPAFNKSDSRNQFHTKKYPPSNNEDFLDSSPLDKSKRRKPDEQVVGEAEEGRTRFQKSTHQKGQKPVQDSTKRTLPKPQ, encoded by the exons ATGGAGCAGGTCAATATACCTGCTGGGAATGTTTCATCCAATACTGCTGCTGTTTTTACTGAAGAGGACATTGAAAGAATCCTGAGTGGAGCGGAGGGTGATGTGTCATTTTTAAGTGTTCCTTCTATTACTGACATCAAGAGAAATCTGGAATTTGAGTCACGACGTCTGATTAATGTTGAATTACATCTACTCACATTGGGACAATACTATAGAAACAACATGATCCCACGGGGGATGAGAATTTTACTTAAACCAACGATGCATATGCAACACGAAGAGTTCAGGAATAAAAATGAGCAACTCGCAAGCAAATATGCCTTGGAAACCATATTACTTAATATGGATTTTTTGCAGAGAGATCTGAGATCTTTAAGGGTGAAAGTACAAGATTTGGAGAACACACTCAAAACGTTGGTGCAAACTGATGATTTTAATGTACACATGGAGAAATTACGTATGACGCTCAATAAAGTGAGGATGGATATAGAAGAAACCAAAAAGAAGAAATGGTTCCGtgatcaaacagattattctATGGGACGTGTTTACACTTGGGACAATTCTCTCAATTATGCTGATGGAGCCTTTAGACGTGACAACAAAAGAAGCAATGAACCGGCTTTCAATAAAAGCGATTCCCGTAATCAATTCCATACTAAGAAATATCCTCCAAGTAATAATGaagattttttagattccagcccactggacaaatcaaaaagaagaaaaccagacgagcaggtcgtaggagaagcagaggaaggaagaacccgtttTCAAAAATCTACTCATCAGAAAGGGCAGAAACCGGTGCAGGACAGCACCAAGAGGACTCTGCCCAAAccacagtg a